The following are encoded together in the Brassica napus cultivar Da-Ae chromosome A9, Da-Ae, whole genome shotgun sequence genome:
- the LOC106422277 gene encoding BTB/POZ domain-containing protein At3g05675 has translation MDLSLNTKNVFSSALRFAMSIDTLKNSPELAHELKTSAQEQVEFMLSEDEEVRLLVSQEEVKCVVRLGISSVLSTLLDRLSSLLLLPEEFDVLNDIEWLCKVLPRMELMKDLVFKWADVSSEILVIAQNCKLGVKVKLVEVTGKVLEAVGYGVVIVPCGSRACLLKLWLPFIRRLKTLVDAEGSGSEYRMDEDLCEFLEGSMVSLVLTLPSNDQAEVFGEWMRGIALEGVKFPDLSEAFEVWCYRSKSAKRRLLEKCDRLASENLAH, from the coding sequence ATGGATCTATCACTCAACACTAAGAATGTCTTCTCCTCAGCTCTCCGTTTCGCCATGTCCATTGACACGCTGAAGAACTCTCCTGAGCTTGCTCATGAACTCAAAACCTCAGCTCAAGAGCAAGTCGAGTTCATGCTGTCCGAAGACGAAGAGGTACGGTTACTGGTTTCTCAAGAGGAAGTTAAATGTGTCGTGAGATTAGGCATCTCCAGTGTCCTATCGACGTTGTTAGACAGATTATCATCTTTGCTTCTTCTCCCTGAAGAGTTTGATGTTCTTAATGATATTGAGTGGCTGTGCAAAGTGTTGCCGAGGATGGAGTTGATGAAAGATCTCGTCTTTAAATGGGCCGACGTGTCGAGCGAGATTCTTGTGATTGCTCAGAACTGTAAGTTAGGTGTGAAAGTGAAGCTTGTAGAGGTTACAGGGAAGGTTTTAGAAGCGGTTGGTTATGGTGTCGTGATTGTTCCTTGTGGAAGCAGAGCCTGTCTTCTGAAGCTGTGGTTGCCTTTCATAAGGAGGTTAAAGACTCTGGTCGATGCAGAAGGATCTGGGTCTGAGTACAGAATGGACGAAGATCTCTGTGAATTCTTAGAAGGATCGATGGTGTCTTTGGTCTTGACGTTGCCTTCGAATGACCAAGCGGAAGTGTTTGGGGAATGGATGAGAGGGATTGCGTTGGAAGGAGTGAAGTTTCCGGATTTGAGTGAAGCCTTTGAGGTTTGGTGTTATAGAAGTAAGTCTGCAAAGAGACGGTTGTTGGAAAAATGTGATAGACTTGCATCTGAAAACCTTGCCCATTGA
- the LOC125578112 gene encoding uncharacterized protein LOC125578112: MDIDPIDILKLAETESLLWTEAHASIPQWITESRELEGGGRKMVWSRRSAQVSSGDDEEKIVRETRSQGQNSRRLEEEKEKNDVDEKEGGEKFHGAKPVGEPVKVRGKGKGRRTHYRQFEHGGYRYQLEDSVLLHPEENSLKPYVAIIKWFYRREEAKKKGGGNWEANDTRELFYSFHFDEAPAESVMHKCVVYFVPAHKQLPKRRDNPGFIVRKVYDTDEKTLWELTDKVYEASKQREIDLLVEKSMSRLGDLPDLETEEHVEKAKRSSRKVNIPPVDVRKEEDEYHSILRKFDSLTGDAHRNKCLAKLLKAVHNICSNAGDEGKLGSAGSHLEQAENGSQDNPLKVLN; this comes from the exons ATGGATATTGATCCTATAGATATTCTCAAATTGGCAGAAACTGAATCATTACTTTGGACCGAGGCACATGCCTCCATCCCACAATGGATCACCGAATCTAGGGAGCTAGAG GGAGGAGGAAGAAAGATGGTGTGGTCTCGGAGGTCCGCTCAGGTGTCCTCGGGTGACGACGAAGAGAAAATTGTACGGGAGACGAGGTCTCAGGGACAGAACTCAAGGAGACTTGaggaagaaaaggagaaaaatgacGTGGATGAGAAGGAAGGAGGAGAGAAGTTCCATGGGGCGAAACCGGTTGGTGAGCCGGTTAAAGTTAGGGGTAAGGGCAAAGGCAGAAGAACCCATTACAGGCAGTTCGAGCACGGCGGTTACAGATACCAGCTG GAGGATTCGGTGCTATTGCATCCAGAAGAGAATAGTCTAAAGCCTTATGTTGCCATTATAAAG TGGTTTTATCGTCGAGAAGAAGCAAAGAAAAAGGGTGGTGGAAACTGGGAAGCAAATGATACACGAGAACTGTTCTACAGTTTCCATTTTGATGAGGCCCCCGCAGAATCTGTGATGCATAAATGTGTGGTGTATTTTGTTCCAGCTCATAAGCAACTTCCGAAACGCAGAGATAACCCTGGTTTTATCGTGCGAAAGGTGTATGATACCGATGAAAAGACGCTGTGGGAATTGACTGATAAGGTTTATGAAGCTTCAAAACAACGTGAAATTGACCTCCTTGTGGAAAAGTCAATGTCGAGACTGGGTGATCTTCCTGACCTTGAAACTGAGGAACACGTAGAGAAGGCTAAAAGATCTTCCCGGAAAGTAAACATACCTCCTGTTGATGTTAGAAAGGAGGAAGATGAGTATCATTCTATCCTACGCAAGTTTGATTCACTTACAGGTGATGCTCATCGTAACAAATGTTTGGCGAAGCTTCTGAAAGCAGTCCACAACATATGCTCCAACGCTGGTGATGAAGGAAAGTTGGGTTCAGCTGGATCCCATCTTGAACAGGCTGAGAATGGATCTCAAGATAATCCGTTAAAGGTCTTAAACTAA